A single Tuberibacillus sp. Marseille-P3662 DNA region contains:
- the copZ gene encoding copper chaperone CopZ has translation MENTTLNVEGMTCAHCKQAVTGALKDLNGVTDVDVNLDSGKVDVTYDTNRVDIKQMEEAVEEQGYDIA, from the coding sequence ATACAACGCTTAACGTTGAAGGTATGACTTGTGCCCATTGCAAACAGGCCGTTACAGGGGCTTTAAAAGATCTCAACGGTGTCACAGACGTTGATGTCAACCTAGACAGTGGCAAAGTCGATGTCACTTATGATACAAATAGAGTTGATATCAAACAAATGGAAGAGGCTGTTGAAGAACAAGGCTACGATATTGCATAA
- a CDS encoding AI-2E family transporter: protein MNRWASSSLIRFFGGKNLIYLLGVILLVGLNILVYTKVSFIFHPLVTLIKTIVLPSVLATVAYYLLRPLVGLMEKAGIKRVWGILIALVVLIGLISLLIVLMVPFFQRQVMSLAAEFPQYLKELGNSIDQWIRNSMFANYYDDLFSHLNGVLDSPLKNLSAYKGEAIEGVTNFISQLTSVVIAIITLPFILFYLLKEGEKFPKKVLKLLPPKMRSDVKDVFRGIDHQLSAYIQGQMLVSFSIGVMMGIGFLIIGLNYPFLLAAIASVTSVVPYLGPAIAITPALIIAIVTSPFMLFKLIVVWTVVQLLEGKLISPQIMGKRLHIHPVTIIFILLTAGHLFGVLGIIIAIPGYAILKVVAGHTYYLFQRRYNRYVKEDSQYDIYS, encoded by the coding sequence ATGAATCGTTGGGCTTCCTCTTCGTTGATACGTTTTTTTGGAGGTAAAAACCTCATTTACCTTTTAGGAGTTATATTACTCGTTGGTTTGAATATTCTTGTTTACACAAAGGTTTCGTTTATTTTTCATCCTCTTGTTACTTTGATCAAAACAATCGTTCTTCCATCTGTCTTGGCCACCGTTGCTTATTATTTATTACGCCCTCTCGTTGGGTTGATGGAAAAGGCTGGTATCAAAAGGGTCTGGGGGATATTGATTGCTCTTGTCGTTTTAATAGGCTTGATCAGCTTACTTATAGTCTTAATGGTTCCTTTTTTTCAACGACAAGTAATGAGCCTTGCCGCGGAGTTCCCTCAATATCTTAAGGAGTTGGGCAATAGTATTGACCAATGGATCCGTAACTCTATGTTCGCGAATTATTATGATGATCTTTTTTCTCATCTGAATGGTGTTCTCGATTCTCCTCTGAAGAATCTGTCCGCTTATAAAGGGGAAGCGATTGAAGGCGTCACCAATTTTATTTCTCAGCTTACTAGCGTTGTGATTGCGATTATTACGCTTCCTTTTATCTTGTTCTATTTGTTAAAAGAAGGGGAAAAGTTCCCAAAGAAAGTGCTAAAGTTGCTTCCGCCCAAAATGCGATCAGATGTAAAGGATGTTTTTAGAGGGATTGATCATCAGCTCTCAGCCTATATACAAGGTCAAATGTTGGTCAGCTTCAGTATAGGGGTCATGATGGGGATTGGTTTTCTTATTATTGGATTGAATTATCCGTTCCTTCTAGCTGCGATTGCGAGTGTCACGAGTGTTGTCCCATACCTTGGGCCGGCGATTGCCATCACTCCAGCCTTAATTATTGCGATTGTGACATCTCCATTTATGCTTTTCAAACTGATTGTTGTATGGACAGTTGTTCAATTATTGGAAGGTAAGTTAATTTCACCACAAATAATGGGAAAAAGACTCCATATTCATCCTGTGACCATCATATTTATTTTACTTACAGCTGGTCATTTATTCGGAGTCCTTGGGATCATTATTGCAATCCCGGGCTATGCGATTTTAAAGGTTGTCGCCGGTCATACTTATTATCTCTTTCAACGCCGCTACAACCGTTATGTGAAGGAAGACAGTCAATATGACATTTATTCATAA